A genomic segment from Stappia indica encodes:
- a CDS encoding FAD binding domain-containing protein, with product MYETTYHRATSVADAAAKIAACEDGKILSGGMTLLPTMKQRLAAPSDLVDVTHVADLKGITETGGGLRIGAATTHAEVAGSPSVRRLAPGLAELAGHIGDPHVRHRGTIGGSIANNDPAADYPSAMLALGATIVTDRRRLAAAEFFTGLFETALEEGEIVTAVEIPACAACAYAKYPNPASRYAMAGVFVARTDGGVRVAVTGAGAGGVFRHEGLEQALSQSFTPEAAAAVTTDADDLISDIHGSAEYRANLVAVMAKRAVQKLNG from the coding sequence ATGTACGAGACGACCTATCACCGGGCGACGAGCGTCGCCGATGCGGCGGCGAAGATCGCCGCTTGCGAGGACGGCAAGATCCTGTCTGGCGGCATGACCCTGCTGCCGACGATGAAGCAGCGGCTTGCCGCGCCGTCCGATCTTGTCGACGTGACGCATGTCGCCGACCTGAAGGGCATCACTGAAACGGGTGGGGGCTTGCGGATCGGGGCGGCGACGACCCATGCGGAGGTTGCCGGCTCACCGAGCGTGCGGCGGCTGGCGCCGGGTCTTGCCGAGCTTGCCGGCCATATCGGCGATCCGCATGTGCGCCATCGCGGGACGATCGGCGGGTCGATCGCCAACAACGACCCGGCGGCGGACTATCCCTCGGCAATGCTGGCCTTGGGGGCGACCATCGTCACCGACCGGCGGCGGCTTGCGGCGGCAGAGTTCTTCACCGGCCTGTTCGAGACGGCGCTGGAGGAAGGGGAGATCGTGACTGCGGTCGAGATCCCCGCCTGCGCGGCCTGCGCCTATGCCAAGTATCCGAACCCGGCCTCGCGCTATGCGATGGCCGGCGTGTTCGTTGCGCGCACCGACGGCGGCGTGCGGGTCGCGGTGACGGGGGCGGGCGCGGGCGGCGTCTTCCGCCACGAGGGGCTGGAACAGGCGCTGTCGCAGAGCTTCACGCCGGAGGCCGCAGCCGCCGTCACGACCGATGCGGACGACCTCATCTCCGACATCCACGGCTCGGCCGAGTACCGCGCCAACCTCGTCGCCGTCATGGCCAAGCGCGCCGTACAAAAACTCAACGGCTGA
- a CDS encoding methyl-accepting chemotaxis protein — MSRLLGLIGNLGFAAKIGGGFAIVLLLAAVLGGVGTMAIGGLTSQMDTSRIATGVVASLQEVSAVRESFLQSRKAEDAEKTEAAVSDLAKELEALKASVATDATASREVSAAIEAVSVMRSNFADVSSETGRQQELNGELAASIARLGELSKQINGDMQIVRRDAKRESLRAAATRRKADDIIRFVVALREEALRTQYMFLRSTTSTADGLLEEAMAEAQKLGDNARALTNARVDGVDQASVELLANRSGELQEQFTQLAATTSFADVHKLRGQVNKTLEDIVAAAKDVQTSAYKAIDAIQQDVQSRDIALIKVDLVSANASDLSRQALAVKSTTLGFLSGFGDTDAEGVMRDISELSFVAGTLAASASQFPEVAEKVQLAQTEIDGYRTSFENMLKSLEAVRASSQQLAGVTADMRRQITSLASEQAERAASSGAASFWTIAVTLASVVGLGIAVAIVLSLAITRPTRRLTEIMGRLAEGDTDVEIDGTERGDEIGAMSRTVEVFRDNARERARMREEQELEQQAAAARQARVDELIGSFRAQVQELLSSVGDTAAGMEATARDLTRIAGESAGRAEETTRASGAATHNVESVATAAEELAASIAEIARQVGQTTEVVNQASHGTRQTNEKISGLAAAAQKIGEVVTLIQAIAEQTNLLALNATIEAARAGEAGKGFAVVAAEVKELANQTSKATEEIGAQIAAIQGETRGAVEAIAAITQTMQEVDNYTSAIAAAVEQQGAATNEISRNVQNAAEGTTSVTSNMGELANAVAETNASADMVLVASSDVGDKTRQLRAQIDRFLNDVAAA; from the coding sequence ATGTCCCGGCTGTTGGGCCTGATTGGCAATCTCGGATTTGCCGCCAAGATCGGTGGCGGCTTTGCAATCGTGCTGCTTCTTGCAGCCGTCCTCGGCGGTGTCGGCACCATGGCCATCGGTGGCCTGACCAGCCAGATGGACACGTCGAGAATCGCGACCGGCGTCGTCGCAAGCCTGCAGGAGGTCTCCGCCGTACGCGAGAGCTTCCTCCAGAGCCGCAAGGCGGAAGACGCCGAGAAGACCGAAGCCGCGGTGAGCGATCTCGCGAAGGAACTCGAGGCGCTGAAAGCTTCCGTCGCAACCGATGCGACCGCCAGCCGCGAGGTTTCCGCTGCCATCGAGGCCGTCTCGGTCATGCGCAGCAACTTTGCGGACGTCAGTTCCGAGACCGGCCGCCAGCAGGAGCTGAACGGCGAACTGGCCGCATCCATCGCCCGTCTCGGCGAACTCTCCAAGCAGATCAACGGCGACATGCAGATCGTCCGCCGCGATGCCAAGCGCGAGAGCCTGCGGGCCGCCGCCACCCGGCGCAAGGCGGACGACATCATCCGCTTCGTCGTGGCGCTGCGCGAAGAGGCGCTGCGCACCCAGTACATGTTCCTGCGCTCGACCACGTCGACCGCCGACGGGCTGCTGGAAGAAGCGATGGCCGAAGCCCAGAAGCTCGGCGACAATGCACGCGCGCTGACCAATGCCCGCGTCGACGGCGTCGACCAGGCGAGCGTCGAATTGCTGGCCAACCGCTCCGGAGAGCTGCAGGAGCAGTTCACCCAGCTTGCCGCGACCACCTCCTTCGCCGACGTCCACAAGCTGCGCGGCCAGGTCAACAAGACGCTCGAAGACATCGTCGCCGCGGCCAAGGACGTCCAGACCTCGGCCTACAAGGCCATCGACGCGATCCAGCAGGACGTGCAGTCCCGCGACATCGCTTTGATCAAGGTCGACCTGGTCTCGGCCAATGCCAGCGACCTGTCGCGGCAGGCCCTCGCGGTGAAGTCAACGACGCTCGGTTTTCTCTCCGGCTTCGGCGACACCGATGCCGAGGGCGTGATGCGCGACATTTCCGAACTCAGCTTCGTCGCCGGCACCCTCGCTGCCTCGGCAAGCCAGTTCCCGGAGGTCGCAGAGAAGGTTCAACTGGCCCAGACCGAGATCGACGGCTACCGCACGTCCTTCGAGAACATGCTGAAGAGCCTTGAGGCCGTCCGCGCTTCCTCGCAGCAGCTTGCCGGTGTCACCGCCGACATGCGCCGCCAGATCACCTCGCTCGCCAGCGAGCAGGCCGAGCGGGCCGCCAGTTCGGGCGCTGCCAGCTTCTGGACCATCGCGGTCACCCTGGCCAGCGTCGTCGGTCTCGGCATCGCCGTCGCCATCGTCCTGTCGCTTGCCATCACCCGCCCGACGCGCCGCCTGACGGAGATCATGGGCCGCCTGGCCGAAGGCGATACCGATGTGGAGATCGACGGCACGGAGCGCGGCGACGAGATCGGCGCGATGAGTCGGACCGTCGAGGTGTTCCGCGACAATGCCCGCGAGCGTGCCCGCATGCGGGAGGAACAGGAGCTCGAGCAGCAGGCAGCGGCCGCCCGTCAGGCGCGCGTCGACGAGCTGATCGGCTCCTTCCGCGCGCAGGTCCAGGAGCTGCTGTCGTCGGTCGGCGACACCGCTGCCGGCATGGAGGCGACCGCCCGCGACCTGACCCGCATTGCCGGCGAGAGCGCCGGACGCGCCGAGGAGACCACCCGGGCGAGCGGCGCGGCCACCCACAATGTGGAAAGCGTCGCCACTGCGGCCGAGGAACTCGCCGCGTCCATCGCCGAGATCGCCCGCCAGGTCGGCCAGACCACCGAGGTGGTCAACCAGGCGAGCCACGGCACACGCCAGACCAACGAGAAGATCTCCGGTCTTGCGGCCGCTGCGCAGAAGATCGGCGAGGTGGTGACCCTGATCCAGGCGATCGCCGAGCAGACCAACCTGCTGGCCCTCAACGCCACCATCGAGGCGGCGCGGGCGGGCGAAGCCGGCAAGGGCTTTGCCGTCGTCGCCGCCGAGGTCAAGGAGCTGGCCAACCAGACCTCCAAGGCCACCGAGGAGATCGGCGCCCAGATCGCCGCGATCCAGGGCGAGACCAGGGGGGCTGTCGAGGCGATTGCCGCGATCACCCAGACGATGCAGGAGGTCGACAACTACACCTCCGCCATCGCCGCTGCCGTCGAGCAGCAGGGGGCGGCCACCAACGAGATCTCGCGCAACGTCCAGAACGCGGCCGAGGGCACGACGTCGGTGACCAGCAACATGGGCGAGCTGGCCAATGCGGTCGCCGAGACCAACGCTTCGGCCGATATGGTTCTCGTCGCCTCCAGCGATGTTGGCGACAAGACCCGCCAGCTGCGCGCCCAGATCGACCGTTTCCTGAACGACGTCGCGGCCGCCTGA
- a CDS encoding methyl-accepting chemotaxis protein — protein sequence MGLLSRLNLVSIVSMAAALMIVLALGTVGTVMYMVISDRIMHDAVTRQDTSLRVAATIVGGEMPGTTITWRSDGNVDRVVMESIPDEISDHTMIDKIGRMTGETVTVFKWDQESRDFWRKTTNIIKPDGNRAVGTPLGQKGAVYPVVTKGDTYRGEAVILGTPYYTIYAPIFAPSGEISGILYAGVRKSTINALMDAVTSKLVLAFLPILVVAVGGMALLTRRLLKPIPQLAEVAHRIADDDLAVEVPYTSRKDEIGQLGSAIDVLKARALDRQKLAADREVSVGESRRRQSEVDGLVADFRDKVQALIGTVSETANGLDETARTLSASAQESAERASETSQASSAATGSVQTVASAAEELSASIAEISRQVGQTTQVVDQATQGTHSTNEKVAGLAAAANKIGEVVSLIQAIAEQTNLLALNATIEAARAGEAGKGFAVVAAEVKELATQTSKATEEIGAQIAAIQGSTGEAVAAIGEIAQIMQEVNGYTASIASAVEQQGAATSDISRSVQQAAEGTGAVTRNMEMLAHTVDSTSAAADNVLDASGAMARNTDALRGEIDRFLARVAAA from the coding sequence ATGGGCCTGCTTTCGCGTCTCAATCTGGTTTCCATCGTATCCATGGCCGCGGCGCTTATGATCGTGCTCGCTCTCGGTACGGTCGGCACGGTCATGTACATGGTGATCTCGGACCGCATCATGCACGACGCCGTCACCCGTCAGGACACAAGCTTGCGCGTCGCCGCGACCATCGTGGGCGGCGAGATGCCCGGCACGACCATCACCTGGAGATCGGACGGCAATGTCGATCGCGTGGTCATGGAAAGCATTCCCGACGAGATTTCCGATCACACGATGATCGACAAGATCGGACGCATGACCGGAGAAACCGTCACGGTCTTCAAGTGGGATCAAGAAAGCCGCGACTTCTGGCGCAAGACCACCAACATCATCAAGCCGGACGGCAACCGTGCCGTCGGCACGCCGCTCGGCCAGAAGGGCGCTGTCTATCCGGTGGTCACCAAGGGCGACACCTATCGCGGCGAAGCGGTGATCCTCGGCACGCCCTACTATACGATCTATGCGCCGATCTTTGCACCCTCCGGCGAGATCTCTGGCATTCTTTATGCCGGCGTGCGCAAGTCGACGATCAACGCCCTGATGGATGCGGTCACCAGCAAGCTGGTTCTTGCCTTCCTGCCGATCCTCGTCGTCGCCGTCGGCGGCATGGCACTGCTGACGCGCCGGCTGCTGAAGCCGATCCCCCAGCTCGCCGAGGTCGCCCATCGCATCGCCGACGACGATCTGGCCGTTGAGGTGCCCTACACGTCCCGCAAGGACGAGATCGGTCAGCTCGGCTCGGCCATCGACGTGCTGAAGGCGCGCGCGCTCGACCGGCAGAAGCTGGCAGCCGATCGCGAGGTTTCCGTTGGCGAAAGCCGACGCCGCCAGAGCGAAGTCGACGGGCTCGTCGCGGACTTCCGCGACAAGGTCCAGGCGCTGATCGGCACGGTGAGCGAGACGGCGAACGGGCTCGACGAGACCGCCCGTACCCTCTCCGCCTCGGCCCAGGAAAGCGCCGAGCGCGCCAGCGAGACCTCCCAGGCCAGCTCCGCCGCCACCGGCAGCGTCCAGACCGTGGCCAGCGCCGCCGAGGAGCTCTCCGCCTCCATCGCCGAGATCTCCCGCCAGGTCGGCCAGACCACCCAGGTCGTCGACCAGGCCACCCAGGGCACCCACTCCACCAACGAGAAGGTCGCCGGCCTTGCCGCCGCCGCCAACAAGATCGGCGAGGTCGTCTCACTGATCCAGGCGATCGCCGAGCAGACCAACCTGCTGGCGCTGAACGCCACCATCGAGGCGGCGCGCGCCGGCGAGGCCGGCAAGGGCTTTGCCGTCGTTGCCGCCGAGGTCAAGGAGCTGGCCACCCAGACCTCCAAGGCCACCGAGGAAATCGGCGCCCAGATCGCCGCGATCCAGGGCTCGACCGGCGAGGCGGTCGCCGCCATCGGCGAGATCGCCCAGATCATGCAGGAAGTGAACGGCTACACCGCCTCCATCGCCTCGGCCGTCGAGCAGCAGGGAGCCGCCACCAGCGACATCTCGCGCTCGGTGCAGCAGGCGGCAGAAGGCACCGGCGCCGTCACCCGCAACATGGAGATGCTCGCCCATACCGTCGACAGCACATCGGCTGCCGCCGACAACGTCCTCGACGCCTCCGGCGCCATGGCTCGCAACACCGACGCCCTGCGCGGCGAGATCGACAGGTTCCTGGCCCGCGTGGCGGCTGCCTGA
- a CDS encoding (2Fe-2S)-binding protein: MIVCSCNVLTDKELRKAARELQSGPDRVVVTPGAVFRALGKRPRCGSCFSTVIPIIHEEAPADKGTSPAAGESTDEG; this comes from the coding sequence GTGATCGTCTGTTCCTGCAATGTCCTGACGGACAAGGAGTTGCGCAAGGCCGCGCGCGAACTGCAATCGGGTCCCGACCGGGTGGTCGTGACGCCGGGCGCGGTGTTTCGCGCGCTCGGCAAGCGCCCGCGCTGCGGCAGCTGCTTCAGCACCGTCATACCGATCATTCACGAGGAAGCACCGGCGGACAAGGGCACGTCGCCGGCTGCGGGGGAGAGCACCGATGAAGGGTGA
- the bfr gene encoding bacterioferritin, with protein sequence MKGDARVIEYLNKALRHELTAVNQYWLHHRMLDDWGYGKLAAKELEESMEERAHADRLIDRILFLGGFPNMQSLDPLRIGQSLKDVMEADLAGEYSARALYKEAREVTLAAGDYVSKLLFEELLADEEAHIDYLETQLQLIEQIGIERYGLLQSQPADAAG encoded by the coding sequence ATGAAGGGTGATGCCAGGGTAATCGAGTATCTCAACAAGGCTCTCCGGCACGAGCTGACCGCCGTCAACCAGTACTGGCTGCATCACCGCATGCTGGACGACTGGGGCTACGGCAAGCTGGCCGCGAAGGAGCTGGAGGAGTCGATGGAGGAGCGGGCGCATGCCGACCGGCTGATCGACCGCATTCTGTTCCTCGGCGGCTTTCCGAACATGCAGAGCCTCGATCCGCTGCGCATCGGCCAATCGCTGAAGGACGTGATGGAGGCGGATCTCGCCGGCGAGTATTCCGCCCGCGCCCTCTACAAGGAGGCACGCGAGGTGACGCTCGCGGCCGGCGATTACGTCTCGAAGCTCCTCTTCGAGGAACTTCTGGCCGACGAGGAAGCCCATATCGACTATCTGGAGACCCAGCTGCAGCTGATCGAGCAGATCGGCATCGAGCGCTATGGCCTGCTCCAGTCGCAGCCTGCCGACGCGGCGGGGTGA